A genomic stretch from Peromyscus eremicus chromosome 6, PerEre_H2_v1, whole genome shotgun sequence includes:
- the Samd7 gene encoding sterile alpha motif domain-containing protein 7 gives MTNPVMSVNPLLTPSGHQRIPLVPSPFGPPIVDRDVLTSSIAPTDPSQFCAPSQFGSSVVPSANVPNPLPGHFYSGWGILPPEPIKTMPTRNEMIERHHTARAEIEMYSLYHQRRMERVNPQGLTGLGIPLFYGSSCLGGPAGFQGRSALPASDLHLHRSTPRHLQGNPILLTTRPHFTECWGQKYRLRRGPVYQKPLENDIESFKRQTEEKSSGQMPDVPYEEEEGIKDPEIEVDNSQKSREMDEKPTSGLVNPCRELQPSQRKAPSLEAKAWHGGKAKPSEQGCEGCDEQNGVGLPVSILPPSGTHELVALRENRSSADIQKWTVDDVHNFIRGLPGCSDYAQVFKDHAIDGETLPLLTEHHLRGTMGLKLGPALKIQSQVSQHVGNTFCKKIPSLPTHARQAFDHPADTSPLLDINSWSDGLSVPCSQDVMIPKRTEQDSMRN, from the exons ATGACAAACCCAGTGATGTCTGTGAACCCTTTACTGACACCATCAGGACATCAGAGGATTCCACTGGTTCCCTCACCATTTGGGCCTCCAATTGTGGACAG AGATGTCTTGACCTCCAGTATAGCTCCAACTGATCCGAGCCAGTTTTGTGCTCCCTCCCAGTTTGGATCCTCTGTTGTCCCGAGTGCAAACGTGCCAAACCCGCTGCCGGGCCACTTCTACTCAG GCTGGGGCATTTTACCACCTGAACCCATAAAGACCATGCCCACAAGGAATGAGATGATTGAAAGGCATCACACTGCCAG gGCAGAAATAGAAATGTATTCTCTTTACCACCAAAGGAGGATGGAAAGAGTTAATCCCCAGGGACTCACTGGCCTGGGGATACCACTCTTTTACGGGTCCAGTTGCCTGGGTGGCCCTGCAGGCTTCCAAGGCAGGAGCGCACTGCCTGCCAGTGATCTGCATCTACACAGAAGCACCCCCCGACATCTTCAGGGAAATCCTATTCTGCTGACAACTAGACCCCACTTTACAGAGTGCTGGGGCCAGAAATACCGACTCAGGAGAGGTCCAGTCTACCAGAAACCTCTAGAGAACGACATTGAGAGTTTCAAAcgtcaaacagaagaaaaaagctCAGGCCAGATGCCTGACGTTCCCTATGAAGAAGAGGAGGGCATCAAGGATCCAGAAATCGAGGTAGACAACAGCCAGAAGTCAAGGGAAATGGATGAAAAGCCGACTTCAGGCCTCGTCAACCCCTGCAGAGAGCTCCAGCCAAGCCAGAGGAAAGCCCCTTCCCTAGAGGCCAAGGCTTGGCATGGTGGGAAGGCAAAGCCCTCTGAACAGGGCTGTGAAGGCTGCGATGAACAGAACGGGGTTGGCCTGCCCGTTTCCATCCTGCCTCCCTCAG GAACACATGAACTGGTTGCCCTTAGGGAAAACCGTTCTTCAGCTGATATTCAGAAATGGACTGTAGATGATGTGCACAACTTCATCAGAGGCCTTCCGGGCTGCTCAGACTACGCCCAG GTATTTAAGGATCACGCGATTGATGGAGAAACACTGCCCCTTCTCACCGAGCACCATCTTCGAGGCACCATGGGGCTGAAGCTTGGGCCAGCACTAAAAATCCAGTCTCAG GTATCTCAGCATGTTGGAAATACGTTCTGTAAGAAAATTCCTTCACTTCCCAcgcatgcaaggcaagcatttgATCATCCAGCAGACACATCCCCTCTTTTGGATATTAATTCCTGGAGTGATGGTTTGAGCGTTCCTTGTTCCCAGGATGTAATGATTCCCAAAAGAACTGAGCAAGACAGtatgagaaattaa